One Prunus dulcis chromosome 8, ALMONDv2, whole genome shotgun sequence DNA window includes the following coding sequences:
- the LOC117638458 gene encoding putative lipid-transfer protein DIR1 produces MEAYKKLVVIVALVLLALAIESEAMLVNNEQSFCRMTKEGLNACAPAVSGQNPLPPSALCCSALKTADFQCLCLFKKYSNLLSAYGIDPNLAMQLPAKCNLGQPIRC; encoded by the coding sequence ATGGAAGCATACAAAAAGCTTGTTGTGATTGTGGCATTAGTGCTTTTGGCACTAGCCATTGAATCTGAGGCCATGTTGGTGAACAATGAGCAGAGTTTTTGCCGCATGACAAAAGAGGGTTTGAATGCATGTGCCCCAGCAGTGAGTGGGCAAAACCCTCTGCCTCCCTCAGCTCTTTGTTGCTCAGCTCTTAAAACGGCTGACTTCCAATGCCTTTGCCTTTTCAAGAAGTACTCAAACCTTCTGTCTGCCTATGGCATCGACCCAAACCTTGCCATGCAGCTTCCTGCCAAATGCAACCTTGGCCAGCCCATCCGTTGCTAG